In the Scyliorhinus torazame isolate Kashiwa2021f chromosome 4, sScyTor2.1, whole genome shotgun sequence genome, one interval contains:
- the LOC140410235 gene encoding NACHT, LRR and PYD domains-containing protein 3-like isoform X2, with product MAEGSNMGEDPTSSTRMRMDTDPNSSVTEFLTKCDDYQLFQLTKFYRDRLEQAIEEVVDGLSSLLTYEGIFSGQEHRKVTELAEKGERADSSKLLLNLVTEKGSQARRVMWESFEKKCHGVPKLDKTLKEIRELGSNSLDYLNIAHGLLELPCHPNDVQEKHKETLRVQTETLTVNTILIKEKVKIFQLVDRYAELTIISTVRDRTLVEHELLVRGRDHEEWREKDLRNELKKIQTGQLFQSSFFQKKSKCGSSAAVSGVPGIGKTTMVQKIVYDWATGKIYPNFQFVFSFKFRDLNSINCRINLRNLILDQYPYFGNVLGEIWKNPEGLLFIFDGLDEFKDRIDFADNRRNTEPQSTCTDPESWCEVSDIVYSLIQHKLLPGCSVLVTSRPTELHLLEKAEISVWAEILGFVGDERKEYFNKFFEDQTVAAAVFKHVEENEILYTMCYNPSYCWILGLSLGPFFTQRDRKQQQVPKTITQLYSYYIYNILKNHGRAIESPRDVLLKLGEMAFTGVSERKIVFRNGDLIEYNLQPSQFLSGFLMELLERDDSVQSVVYTFPHLTIQEFVAALAQFLTPDPGDIGKLLSEAYGKGDGRFEIFLRFVAGLSSPQAARPLEEILGRFLHQTTCGVIDWVKEQIDGQIGNTKSKTDKRNLLDTFHYLFESQNKALARVTVGSMETLTFCNLIMTPIDCAVLSQIIGLCDTIKHLELENCHIQFEGLQQLEPVLHKCRVLSLRNNELKDSGVKPLFKALRNPDCKIQELHLTDNKLTASFAKDFASAVSENQSLTNLNLGENKLGDSGVKFLSTVLRNPDCKIQELQLHNNCLSEFCAQDLASALSTNCALTSLNLGDNELGDSGVKILCTALRYSDCKIMELSLWGTGLSDSICDGLASTLSTNTLLKVLKLGGNSFTDQSIPAFSKLILSCKSLERFVVWQNQLSSNGKRHLEALQECRPGLSVAV from the exons AAAGTCACTGAGCTAGCAGAGAAGGGAGAACGGGCGGACAGTTCCAAACTTCTCCTAAATCTGGTGACGGAGAAAGGCTCTCAGGcccgaagagtgatgtgggaatcctttgagaaaaagtgtcaTGGGGTCCCAAAGCTGGATAAAACACTGAAAGAAATACGGGAACTTG gttCTAATTCACTTGATTATCTGAATATCGCACACGGCTTATTAGAATTACCCTGTCACCCGAACG ATGTTCAGGAGAAACACAAGGAGACACTCCGGGTACAAACTGAAACACTGACAGTGAACACTATCCTAATAAAGGAGAAGGTTAAGATTTTCCAGCTGGTTGATCGATACGCTGAGCTAACGATCATTTCTACTGTTCGAGATCGGACACTTGTAGAACATGAACTGCTGGTAAGAGGCCGAGACCATGAAGAGTGGAGAGAGAAAGATCTCCGGAATGAGCTGAAGAAAATCCAAACTGGTCAGTTGTTCCAGAGCAGTTTTTTCCAGAAAAAATCCAAATGTGGGAGTTCAGCAGCAGTGAGTGGAGTCCCGGGAATTGGAAAAACAACAATGGTACAAAAGATTGTTTATGACTGGGCCACTGGGAAAATATACCCAAACTTTCAATTTGTTTTCAGCTTTAAATTCCGGGATTTGAACAGTATTAACTGTAGAATAAACCTGAGGAATCTGATACTGGATCAGTATCCTTACTTTGGGAATGTTCTGGGAGAGATCTGGAAAAACCCAGAGGGATTGCTGTTTATATTCGATGGTTTGGATGAATTCAAGGACCGGATTGATTTTGCTGACAATCGGAGAAATACAGAACCTCAGTCCACGTGCACAGATCCCGAAAGCTGGTGTGAAGTGTCTGACATTGTGTACAGTTTAATACAGCACAAGCTGCTCCCAGGATGTTCAGTGTTAGTGACCAGCCGTCCCACTGAATTACATTTATTGGAAAAGGCTGAAATCAGTGTCTGGGCTGAAATCCTGGGATTTGTCGGTGATGAACGGAAGGAATATTTCAACAAGTTTTTTGAAGATCAGACGGTGGCAGCAGCTGTTTTCAAACATGTGGAGGAGAACGAGATCCTGTACACCATGTGCTACAACCCTTCCTACTGCTGGATCCTCGGTCTGTCACTGGGTCCCTTCTTTACACAAAGAGACAGGAAACAGCAGCAAGTTCCCAAGACCATCACCCAACTATATTCCTACTATATTTACAACATTCTGAAAAACCATGGCCGGGCGATTGAAAGCCCCCGCGATGTGTTACTGAAGCTTGGTGAGATGGCCTTCACAGGCGTCTCCGAGAGGAAGATTGTGTTTAGAAATGGAGATTTAATCGAGTACAATCTGCAACCTTCCCAGTTCCTGTCTGGGTTCCTGATGGAACTTTTGGAGAGAGATGATTCTGTCCAGAGTGTGGTTTACACATTCCCACACCTCACCATCCAGGAGTTTGTAGCTGCACTCGCACAATTCCTGACTCCAGATCCCGGGGACATTGGGAAGCTCCTCAGCGAGGCCTATGGCAAGGGAGATGGGCGATTTGAGATATTTCTCCGTTTTGTTGCTGGTCTCTCCTCCCCACAGGCAGCTCGGCCCCTGGAGGAGATTCTGGGTCGATTTCTTCATCAAACAACTTGTGGAGTGATTGACTGGGTAAAGGAGCAGATTGATGGACAGATTGGAAACACAAAGAGCAAAACTGATAAAAGGAATCTCCTGGACACATTCCACTACCTGTTTGAGTCTCAGAATAAAGCACTGGCTCGGGTCACAGTGGGATCTATGGAAACACTTACGTTTTGTAATTTGATAATGACCCCGATTGACTGTGCGGTCCTGTCTCAGATCATTGGACTCTGTGATACAATAAAACACCTCGAGCTGGAGAATTGTCATATTCAGTTTGAAGGACTTCAGCAGCTGGAACCTGTTTTGCACAAATGCCGGGTCTTGAG TCTGAGGAACAATGAACTGAAAGATTCGGGAGTGAAACCATTATTTAAAGCACTAAGGAATCCGGACTGTAAAATACAGGAACTGCA CCTGACTGATAACAAACTCACAGCTAGTTTTGCCAAGGATTTTGCCTCAGCTGTCAGTGAAAACCAATCACTGACAAATCTGAATCTTGGTGAAAATAAACTTGGAGATTCAGGAGTGAAATTCTTGTCTACAGTTCTGAGGAATCCGGACTGTAAAATACAGGAACTGCA GCTGCATAACAATTGTCTCTCAGAATTTTGTGCTCAGGATCTTGCCTCTGCTCTCAGTACAAACTGTGCACTGACGTCGCTGAACCTGGGTGATAATGAACTAGGCGATTCGGGAGTGAAAATATTGTGCACTGCACTGAGGTACTCGGACTGCAAAATTATGGAACTGAG CCTATGGGGTACCGGTCTCTCAGATTCCATTTGTGATGGTCTCGCTTCCACTCTCAGCACAAACACATTATTGAAGGTTCTGAAACTGGGGGGAAACTCATTCACAGATCAATCTATCCCCGCTTTTAGCAAGCTCATCTTGTCTTGCAAGAGTTTGGAGCGGTTTGT CGTCTGGCAGAATCAATTGAGTTCAAATGGAAAGAGACACCTGGAGGCATTGCAGGAATGCAGACCTGGACTGAGTGTGGCAGTGTGA